One window from the genome of Lathamus discolor isolate bLatDis1 chromosome 24, bLatDis1.hap1, whole genome shotgun sequence encodes:
- the LOC136003909 gene encoding lysosomal acid glucosylceramidase-like, with protein sequence MDPSQPPARGFGMELGRAARASIPTRAGGAPARRLCSPGGHGGPMGAVSAMGWVLLLLLQAVPWAAGARPCSPKSFGRGAMVCVCNATYCDSLDPVVLPAPGTYVKYESSKAGKRLERSEGSFQRSAVTPGLLLTVNVSTLYQRLKGFGGSLSDAAALNILALSPPAQDKLLQSYFSEGGIEYNLIRLPMACSDFSMRPYSYDDVADDYELKHFKLAEEDVKMKIPLLHRASAMSKRPLSLYGSPWTAPAWMRSNGDVRGKGTLKGQAGDKYHKTWANYFVKFLDEYAKHNVTFWAVTVQNEPLAALLTPPKFPTTVFTAEQQRDFVVQDLGPALARSSHRTRLIILDDQRIHLPHWAKVVLGNATAARYVAGIGVHWYLDSIVPPRCSLEATHELFPHHFLLYTEACSGFLTFRFSVSLGCWDRGQRYSHSILTVLNHFVSGWTDWNLALDTKGGPNWVKNYVDSPIIVDSSKDIFYKQPMFYHMGHFSKFIPEGSQRVGLQRSRRCLICQLEHVAVVRPDGALVLVVLNRSAWDVPFGIQDPAIGFIEAVAPANSIQTYLWRQQ encoded by the exons ATGGACCCATCGCAGCCTCCTGCAAGGGGCtttgggatggagctggggagagCAGCCCGTGCCTCCATCCCCACCCGGGCCGGGGGTGCGCCTGCCCGCAGGCTCTGCTCCCCGGGGGGACATGGAGGGCCCATGGGCGCTGTCAGTGCCAtgggctgggtgctgctgctgctgctgcaggcggTGCCCTGGGCCGCAG GGGCCCGGCCCTGCAGCCCCAAGTCCTTCGGCCGCGGGGCCATGGTGTGTGTCTGCAACGCCACGTACTGCGACTCGCTGGACCCCGTGGTGCTGCCGGCGCCGGGCACCTACGTCAAGTACGAGAGCAGCAAGGCCGGGAAGCGGCTGGAGCGCAGCGAGGGGAGCTTCCAGCGCAGCGCCGTGACCCCAG ggctgctgctcacAGTCAACGTCTCCACGTTGTACCAGCGCCTGAAGGGCTTCGGCGGCTCCCTCTCCGATGCTGCTGCCCTCAACATCCTGGCGCTGTCGCCGCCGGCCCAGGACAAGCTGCTGCAATCCTACTTCTCGGAGGGAG GGATCGAGTACAACCTCATCCGGCTCCCCATGGCTTGCAGCGACTTCTCCATGCGCCCCTACAGCTACGACGACGTCGCCGATGATTACGAGCTGAAGCACTTCAAGCTGGCGGAGGAGGATGTGAAGATGAAG ATCCCCCTCCTGCACCGAGCCTCGGCCATGAGCAAGCGGCCGCTGTCACTCTATGGCAGCCCCTGGACCGCCCCAGCCTGGATGAGGAGCAACGGGGATGTCCGCGGGAAGGGCACGCTCAAGGGGCAGGCGGGGGACAAGTACCACAAGACCTGGGCCAACTACTTCGTCAA GTTCCTGGATGAATACGCCAAACACAACGTGACCTTCTGGGCAGTGACGGTGCAGAACGAGCCCCTCGCTGCTCTCCTCACCCCCCCCAAGTTCCCCACCACCGTCTTCACGGCCGAGCAGCAGCGGGACTTCGTGGTCCAGGACCTGGGCCCCGCGCTGGCCCGGAGCTCCCACCGCACCCGGCTCATCATCCTGGACGACCAGCGCATCCACCTCCCGCACTGGGCCAAAGTG GTTCTGGGCAATGCCACCGCTGCCCGCTACGTCGCCGGCATTGGGGTTCACTGGTACCTGGACAGCATCGTCCCCCCGCGCTGCAGCCTGGAGGCCACGCATGAGCTCTTCCCTCACCACTTCCTGCTCTACACAGAGGCCTGCAGCGGGTTCCTCACCTTCCGCTTCTCCGTGTCCCTGGGCTGCTGGGACCGGGGGCAGCGCTAcagccacagcatcctcacG GTCCTCAACCACTTTGTGTCCGGTTGGACCGACTGGAACCTGGCCCTGGACACGAAGGGGGGCCCCAACTGGGTCAAGAACTACGTGGACAGCCCCATCATCGTGGACAGCAGCAAGGACATCTTCTACAAACAGCCCATGTTCTACCACATGGGGCACTTCAg CAAGTTCATCCCCGAGGGCTCACAGCGTGTGGGGCTGCAGCGGAGCCGCcggtgcctcatctgccagctCGAGCACGTGGCTGTCGTGCGCCCCGATGGGGCCCTGGTCCTGGTGGTGCTGAACAG GTCTGCCTGGGACGTGCCCTTCGGGATCCAGGACCCTGCCATCGGCTTCATCGAGGCTGTGGCTCCGGCCAACTCCATCCAGACCTACCTGTGGCGCCAGCAGTGA
- the LOC136003911 gene encoding lysosomal acid glucosylceramidase-like, with amino-acid sequence MVATGAGALGWRLWLLLVVAVHWAAGARPCSPKYFGCDAMVCVCNATYCDSLDPVVLPAPGTYVKYESSKAGKRLERSEGSFQRSLRAPDLILTVDTAQRYQVVKGFGGSITDAAAINILSLPETAQDHLLRSYFSEEGLEYNLVRLPMASCDFSLHAYTYDDVPFDYELKHFSLRDEDTKLKIPLLHRALAMSKRPLSLYASPWTSPTWMKTSESFVGKGTLKGQAGDKYHKTWANYFVRFLDEYAKHNLTFWAVTAENEPSAGLINNYPFQCLGFTAEQQRDFIARDLGPALANSSHRGIRLIILDDNRLHLPHWAKVVLEDEEAARYVHGIGIHWYLDFIGPIKDTVVPTHELFPDYFILATEACIGAHFWERDVILGCWERGNQYSHSILTNLNHFVSGWTDWNLALDLEGGPNWVKNYVDSPIIVDSSEGIFYKQPMFYHMGHFSKFIPEGSQRVGLVASKLSKKTDLEYTAFLRPDGAVVVVVLNRSPQNITFGLADSVGLIAAVAPASSIQTYLWQRQ; translated from the exons ATGGTGGCCACCGGGGCCGGTGCCCTGGGCTGgcggctgtggctgctgctggtggtggccGTGCACTGGGCTGCAG GGGCCCGGCCCTGCAGCCCCAAGTACTTTGGCTGCGATGCCATGGTGTGTGTCTGCAACGCCACGTACTGCGACTCGCTGGACCCCGTGGTGCTGCCGGCGCCGGGCACCTACGTCAAGTACGAGAGCAGCAAGGCCGGGAAGCGGCTGGAGCGCAGCGAGGGGAGCTTCCAGCGCAGCCTGCGAGCCCCAG ACCTCATCCTGACCGTGGACACGGCGCAGCGGTACCAGGTAGTGAAGGGCTTTGGTGGCTCCATCACTGATGCGGCCGCCATCAACATCTTGTCCCTGCCGGAAACAGCCCAGGATCACCTGCTGCGCTCCTACTTCTCTGAGGAGG GGCTGGAGTACAACCTGGTCCGGCTCCCTATGGCCAGCTGCGACTTCTCCCTCCATGCCTACACCTATGATGATGTTCCCTTTGACTACGAGCTGAAGCACTTCAGCCTGCGAGATGAGGACACGAAGCTGAAg ATCCCCCTCCTGCACCGAGCCTTGGCCATGAGCAAGCGGCCGCTGTCGCTCTACGCCAGCCCCTGGACCTCCCCGACCTGGATGAAGACGAGCGAGTCCTTCGTGGGGAAGGGCACCCTGAAGGGGCAGGCGGGGGACAAGTACCACAAGACCTGGGCCAACTACTTTGTACG GTTCCTGGATGAATACGCCAAGCACAACCTGACCTTCTGGGCAGTGACAGCAGAGAACGAGCCCTCGGCTGGGCTGATCAACAACtaccccttccagtgcctgggcTTCACGGCCGAGCAGCAGCGGGACTTCATCGCACGGGACCTGGGCCCCGCGCTGGCCAACAGCTCCCACCGCGGCATCCGCCTCATCATCCTGGATGACAACCGGCTCCACCTCCCGCACTGGGCCAAAGTG GTCCTGGAGGATGAAGAGGCAGCTCGCTATGTCCATGGCATCGGCATCCACTGGTACCTGGACTTCATCGGTCCCATAAAGGACACGGTGGTGCCCACTCATGAGCTCTTCCCAGACTACTTCATCCTGGCCACGGAGGCGTGCATCGGGGCCCACTTCTGGGAGAGGGATGTGATCCTGGGCTGCTGGGAGCGGGGGAACCAGTACAGCCACAGCATCCTGACG AACCTGAACCACTTTGTATCCGGTTGGACCGACTGGAACCTGGCCCTGGACCTGGAGGGGGGCCCCAACTGGGTCAAGAACTACGTGGACAGCCCCATCATCGTGGACAGCAGCGAAGGCATCTTCTACAAACAGCCCATGTTCTACCACATGGGGCACTTCAG TAAGTTCATCCCTGAGGGCTCCCAGCGCGTGGGGCTTGTTGCCTCCAAGTTGTCTAAGAAGACGGACCTGGAGTACACAGCGTTCCTGCGCCCCGACGGCGccgtggtggtggtggttctGAACCG GTCCCCACAGAACATCACCTTCGGGCTGGCCGATAGCGTTGGCCTCATCGCAGCTGTGGCTCCGGCCAGCTCCATCCAGACCTACCTGTGGCAGCGGCAGTGA